From Labeo rohita strain BAU-BD-2019 unplaced genomic scaffold, IGBB_LRoh.1.0 scaffold_658, whole genome shotgun sequence, the proteins below share one genomic window:
- the LOC127161474 gene encoding NAD(P)(+)--arginine ADP-ribosyltransferase 2: MLLIIEALLILAALQDHRATATFEKSFPLDMALNSVDDQFEGCRKKMANLVETKYLKKQINNSTDFKIAWNKGKDFIKTPHDKNLTNNHLIAIYVYSDSNVFKHFNPDTRDGKKQYKQTRYKWYSLHFLLTDAIQILKKTQKKCYSTFRGTKAKFKKHVLNKEVCFGQFASSSLDCEKAQGFGNVSCFEIHTCEGADVSKYSKLPHEKEVLIPPYEKFKVTAVKTRKGQKDPWCDTAYVLKSSGNRSDLNCALFKKPTKTIIK, translated from the exons ATGCTGCTGATCATTGAAGCTCTTCTCATTTTAGCTGCTCTACAG GATCACAGAGCTACTGCTACTTTTGAAAAGTCATTTCCATTGGATATGGCACTGAATTCAGTTGATGACCAATTTGAGGGTTGTAGAAAGAAAATGGCAAACCTGGTAGAGACAAAATATCTAAAGAAGCAAATCAACAACtcaactgattttaaaattgcatGGAATAAAGGGAAAGACTTCATCAAGACCCCACATGACAAAAACCTgacaaataatcatttaatcgCTATTTATGTGTACAGTGATAGTAAtgtatttaagcattttaatccTGACACTCGTGACGgtaaaaaacagtacaaacaaACGAGATACAAATGGTATTCACTTCACTTTCTGTTAACAGATGCGATACAGATTCtgaagaaaacacaaaagaaatgcTATTCAACTTTTCGTGGTACCAAAGCTAAATTTAAGAAGCATGTTCTGAACAAAGAGGTTTGTTTTGGCCAGTTTGCTTCATCCTCTCTTGATTGTGAAAAAGCTCAAGGTTTTGGAAATGTTTCTTGTTTTGAAATCCACACGTGTGAAGGTGCAGATGTGTCAAAATACTCTAAGCTTCCTCATGAGAAAGAGGTGCTGATTCCTCCATATGAGAAGTTTAAAGTCACTGCTGTCAAGACAAGAAAAGGTCAGAAAGATCCCTGGTGTGACACTGCGTATGTGTTGAAAAGCTCTGGAAACAGAAGTGACCTGAACTGTGCTCTATTCAAGAAACCAACCAAGACCATAATAAAGTAA
- the LOC127161476 gene encoding trypsin inhibitor ClTI-1, translated as MLGRIVLVLCLAALVGAAVIPGGPIEPKCYKYKLPKCPLNYKPVCGTDGVTYPNECMLCIRNMEDNVNTLISKRGEC; from the exons ATGTTGGGACGTATTGTTTTGGTACTCTGCTTGGCAG CTTTGGTAGGAGCTGCTGTCATCCCTGGTGGCCCTATAGAG CCAAAATGCTATAAGTACAAACTGCCCAAATGTCCCCTTAATTACAAGCCTGTGTGTGGTACTGATGGAGTCACATACCCCAACGAATGCATGCTGTGTATtagaaatat GGAAGACAACGTCAACACGTTAATCTCCAAGAGGGGTGAATGCTGA